A genomic segment from uncultured Desulfuromonas sp. encodes:
- a CDS encoding FAD-dependent oxidoreductase has product MRYDAVIVGGGVSGATCALILSRFGWRVAVVERDAHTTPLLHGFSRSGVNHDTGFHYAGGLGPGEVLERFFRFLGLDRGVEVYPFRSSGFDQIVDQSSMDVVEFSYGERAWRNSLVAAFPNDVVAIERFLRTVLEICDGLPYLNPEKTFGDETLFSSVEDISLQHFVEGLTQNRRLQATLCLHCLLHGTPPDQMPLRLHAGVAGPYCRSVSGIRGGGRSLSQSFAACLHQAGVDLYCGTRVTSLSVDDNGAVAAVGLDSGQELAATQVIHTADPRLLLEWLDDRCFRPVYRRRLATLQETQSALILFGQSSHPVASLVGRNLYLADLELGTQLFSASVEQRPLYLSSAGNEPTGHSGGGSSGTIAILPEDFTCCADWKDSCRGQRPETYVHYKQQRCDQLLSRIHQVVPEVAHAFERPFLATPLTLRDYLHYPHGAVYGIGHHLSRYPLQVATRVRGLSLSGQALAAPGLMGAMMGAFYTCGALVGHQRVAEELRQCH; this is encoded by the coding sequence TTGAGGTATGATGCGGTCATTGTTGGTGGTGGCGTCAGTGGCGCGACCTGTGCTCTGATCCTTTCACGGTTTGGCTGGCGTGTTGCCGTTGTCGAACGCGATGCGCATACCACGCCACTGTTGCACGGTTTTTCGCGCTCTGGTGTCAACCATGATACCGGATTTCATTATGCCGGAGGACTTGGCCCGGGTGAGGTCCTTGAGCGTTTTTTTCGTTTTCTAGGCCTTGATCGCGGTGTAGAGGTTTATCCTTTTCGTTCTAGCGGCTTTGATCAGATTGTTGATCAGAGCTCGATGGACGTAGTCGAATTCAGCTATGGTGAACGCGCCTGGCGCAACTCACTTGTGGCGGCCTTTCCAAACGATGTTGTCGCCATAGAACGTTTTTTGCGTACGGTTTTGGAAATTTGCGATGGTCTGCCGTACCTTAATCCAGAAAAAACGTTTGGCGACGAGACGTTGTTCAGCTCGGTTGAGGATATCAGCCTTCAGCACTTTGTCGAGGGTCTCACGCAGAATCGCCGACTGCAGGCAACGTTATGTTTGCATTGTCTGTTGCATGGCACACCACCAGATCAGATGCCGTTGCGTTTGCATGCGGGCGTTGCCGGTCCATATTGTCGTTCGGTGTCAGGGATTCGCGGTGGTGGACGCAGCTTGAGCCAGTCATTTGCCGCTTGTTTGCATCAGGCTGGGGTTGATTTGTATTGTGGCACACGGGTGACTTCGTTGTCCGTGGATGATAACGGAGCGGTTGCCGCTGTTGGCCTTGATTCAGGGCAGGAGCTTGCTGCCACGCAGGTGATTCATACTGCGGATCCTCGGCTGCTTCTTGAGTGGCTTGATGATCGCTGCTTTCGACCGGTTTACCGACGGCGATTGGCGACACTGCAGGAGACGCAATCGGCACTTATCCTGTTTGGACAGAGTTCGCATCCGGTGGCGTCTTTAGTTGGACGCAATCTTTATCTGGCGGATTTGGAGTTGGGGACGCAACTGTTTTCTGCGTCGGTTGAGCAGCGACCATTGTATCTTTCTTCGGCTGGAAATGAACCGACAGGGCATAGTGGGGGCGGCAGCTCAGGAACTATCGCCATTCTGCCGGAGGATTTCACCTGTTGCGCTGACTGGAAGGACAGTTGCCGCGGGCAACGACCCGAAACTTATGTGCATTATAAGCAGCAGCGTTGTGACCAGCTCTTGTCTCGGATTCATCAGGTGGTTCCCGAGGTGGCGCATGCGTTTGAGCGGCCGTTTTTAGCGACGCCGTTGACACTGCGGGATTACCTGCATTATCCACACGGAGCGGTGTACGGTATCGGTCATCATTTGTCACGTTATCCGTTACAGGTGGCAACTCGGGTTCGGGGGTTGTCTTTGTCGGGGCAGGCTTTGGCAGCGCCGGGGTTGATGGGAGCCATGATGGGAGCCTTTTATACCTGTGGTGCTTTAGTTGGTCATCAACGCGTTGCAGAGGAGTTGAGGCAGTGTCATTGA
- a CDS encoding beta-ketoacyl synthase N-terminal-like domain-containing protein, translated as MSLNRVVITGMGAVSPFGATVADLLSGLYEGRSAVAYYEELRQVQGLRSLVASRVQGIDPKQIARKHRRSMSNMSIYATLAAGEALQQAGIDEALCASGDLGVAVGSTVGSTEVTEAFFADYFTDHSLERMKSTLFFQMMNHTCASNIAQTFNIAGRLLAPSAACATGSQAIGYGYEMIAHGSQQMMLCGGADELHPLTCATFDVMHAASIAYNDQPHLTPRPFSAERDGMVCGEGSGVLVLESLDSAQRRGANIFGEVIGFATVSDPGNIANPDARVMATCIRKALESAAIDASSVDYVNAHATATEQGDIAESQAIAEVFEHSVAVSSLKGHLGHTMAASGALETIATVDMLNQGKVVPTLHLDQVDRRCAKLNYIKQLCGKGLGIALKNNFALGGVNTSLVLRRYNHD; from the coding sequence GTGTCATTGAACAGAGTCGTCATCACCGGGATGGGTGCCGTTTCTCCATTTGGCGCGACGGTTGCAGATCTGCTCAGCGGGTTGTACGAGGGCCGTAGTGCTGTTGCTTATTATGAAGAACTACGTCAAGTGCAGGGGCTTCGCAGTCTGGTGGCCAGTCGGGTTCAAGGGATTGATCCTAAGCAGATTGCTCGCAAACATCGTCGTTCCATGTCCAACATGTCTATTTATGCCACATTGGCGGCTGGCGAAGCTTTGCAGCAGGCTGGCATCGACGAAGCCCTCTGTGCTTCCGGCGATTTGGGGGTTGCTGTTGGTTCCACCGTTGGCAGTACTGAGGTCACAGAAGCCTTCTTTGCCGACTATTTTACGGATCACAGTCTGGAGCGCATGAAATCCACGTTGTTCTTCCAGATGATGAACCACACCTGTGCATCGAATATCGCTCAGACATTTAATATTGCTGGACGACTCCTGGCCCCGTCGGCGGCCTGCGCCACCGGCAGTCAGGCCATTGGCTACGGGTATGAGATGATTGCCCACGGTAGTCAGCAAATGATGCTGTGTGGCGGGGCTGATGAACTGCATCCGCTGACTTGCGCGACGTTTGACGTCATGCACGCTGCGTCGATCGCTTACAACGATCAGCCCCATCTGACACCACGTCCGTTTTCCGCTGAACGTGACGGCATGGTCTGCGGTGAAGGCAGCGGTGTTTTAGTGCTCGAATCTCTTGATAGCGCCCAACGCCGTGGCGCCAATATTTTCGGTGAAGTGATCGGCTTTGCCACGGTATCTGATCCGGGAAATATCGCCAATCCCGACGCCAGGGTTATGGCAACCTGTATTCGCAAAGCGCTTGAATCCGCAGCAATTGATGCTTCTTCTGTTGATTATGTCAATGCTCATGCAACGGCAACGGAACAGGGGGATATTGCCGAAAGCCAGGCCATAGCCGAGGTCTTTGAACATTCGGTGGCGGTAAGCAGTTTAAAAGGGCATCTCGGTCATACCATGGCCGCCAGCGGCGCTTTGGAAACTATTGCCACAGTCGATATGCTTAATCAGGGAAAAGTGGTCCCCACACTCCATCTGGATCAGGTAGATCGTCGTTGTGCAAAACTTAACTATATTAAACAGTTGTGTGGTAAAGGATTAGGTATCGCATTAAAGAATAATTTTGCTCTAGGTGGGGTGAATACCTCACTGGTTCTAAGGAGATATAACCATGACTGA
- a CDS encoding acyl carrier protein: MTEQEIITTINTALAEEFELDLDDMTPDVSLYEDLGLDSLDTVDMVIVLEGAFNFKIREEAEVKEIRTLGDIHAFVTKKLAAES, encoded by the coding sequence ATGACTGAACAGGAAATCATCACCACGATCAACACGGCTCTGGCCGAGGAATTTGAGCTTGATCTGGATGATATGACTCCGGACGTTTCACTGTATGAGGATCTCGGTCTCGACAGCTTGGACACGGTCGATATGGTGATCGTGTTGGAAGGCGCCTTTAACTTTAAAATTCGTGAGGAAGCTGAGGTGAAAGAAATTCGCACCTTGGGAGATATTCACGCGTTTGTTACCAAGAAACTTGCTGCTGAATCCTGA
- a CDS encoding lysophospholipid acyltransferase family protein, whose protein sequence is MNVYHLHVIAMNVWVYGLLFLWTVVGLLLSPFQTTYLRWRYQWPVDRAVRHIIWMYGRGWLLLISPFVSFSRDGLTAEQLPERCVFVINHLSFFDTYFMAGLPHSDVTFAVRSWPFKMFWYRLFMRLANYLEVEDLSWQETTARGTEVLKQGGSVLFFPEGHRSRDGKMQRFYSGAFQLAVAAQCPVVPLCITGTDVLLPPGRKSLRPCRVQLRILSPVAVEDFDYEGGHLALKKKVKTQMVEALDEMTTMTSTVAEAVSSC, encoded by the coding sequence ATGAACGTTTATCATCTGCATGTTATCGCCATGAATGTCTGGGTATACGGCCTGCTGTTTTTATGGACGGTTGTCGGTCTGCTTTTGAGCCCGTTTCAGACAACGTATCTGAGGTGGCGATATCAATGGCCGGTAGATCGGGCTGTGCGCCATATTATCTGGATGTACGGTCGCGGCTGGCTATTGTTGATTTCCCCTTTTGTGTCTTTTTCCCGTGATGGTTTGACGGCTGAGCAATTGCCGGAACGCTGTGTCTTTGTCATTAACCATCTGTCGTTTTTTGACACCTATTTTATGGCCGGGCTGCCGCATAGTGATGTCACCTTTGCCGTACGCTCGTGGCCGTTCAAGATGTTCTGGTACCGGCTGTTTATGCGCTTGGCCAATTATCTTGAAGTGGAAGATCTCAGTTGGCAGGAAACAACGGCACGGGGAACCGAGGTGTTGAAACAGGGCGGTTCCGTGCTGTTTTTTCCGGAAGGGCATCGCAGTCGTGACGGAAAAATGCAACGGTTCTATTCCGGTGCGTTCCAGCTGGCTGTAGCCGCCCAATGTCCGGTCGTGCCGCTGTGTATCACCGGTACGGATGTCCTGCTTCCACCCGGCCGCAAAAGTTTGCGTCCTTGCCGAGTCCAGTTGCGAATATTGTCGCCGGTGGCTGTTGAGGACTTCGACTATGAAGGGGGCCATCTGGCCCTGAAGAAAAAAGTCAAAACACAGATGGTTGAAGCTCTCGACGAGATGACGACAATGACATCGACTGTCGCTGAAGCGGTGTCCTCATGTTGA
- a CDS encoding AMP-binding protein, which produces MLSCSDQLAFAPAEVIRQQQQVLLRQHMAYLADNSPFYQRMASEHGFDLRDVRCYDDLAALPFTNKADLEQYGDDFLCVDERQVADICLTSGTTGLPVAFMQSRDDLERLAFNEQLAFSTAGLTADDRVLIAAAIDRCFMAGMAYFLGLKKIGCTVIRGGSSSVAVVAQLIERFRPSALVGVPTLFLALAEILRKKGIDPCQCGVKRLVCIGEPVRDQSLNLSVLGERLQEQWQAEVYGTYASTEMAATFVDCSHGCGGHLPPELMLVEIVDDQGQRVSAGEVGEVVATPLQVTGMPLLRFKTGDVATLYSDPCVCGRNSWRIGPVLGRKNQMLKYRGTTVYPPAIFAVLQELAEVQAFYIEVRDDYALSDQIRVVVGSCCPDLTAHYVEELLAARIRVKPEVVIRDVDTVRSQTLQEDKRKPVTFFDYRTTALL; this is translated from the coding sequence ATGTTGAGCTGTTCTGACCAACTGGCCTTTGCACCGGCGGAAGTGATCCGCCAACAGCAGCAGGTGCTGTTACGGCAGCATATGGCGTACCTGGCTGACAACTCGCCATTTTACCAGCGCATGGCCAGTGAACACGGCTTTGATTTGCGTGATGTGCGTTGTTATGACGATTTGGCGGCGTTGCCGTTCACCAACAAAGCCGACCTAGAACAGTATGGTGATGACTTTCTCTGCGTGGACGAGCGGCAGGTGGCGGATATCTGTCTGACTTCGGGAACCACCGGCCTGCCCGTGGCGTTCATGCAGAGTCGCGACGACCTGGAACGGCTGGCCTTCAATGAGCAGCTGGCGTTCAGCACCGCCGGTTTGACCGCCGATGATCGGGTCCTGATTGCCGCCGCCATTGACCGCTGTTTTATGGCGGGCATGGCTTATTTTCTTGGCCTGAAAAAAATTGGATGTACCGTCATTCGCGGTGGCTCCAGCTCCGTGGCGGTGGTCGCGCAACTGATTGAGCGTTTCCGGCCCAGTGCGCTGGTCGGAGTGCCGACGCTGTTTCTGGCCTTGGCTGAAATATTACGTAAGAAGGGGATTGATCCCTGTCAATGTGGCGTGAAGCGCCTGGTGTGTATTGGCGAACCCGTGCGTGATCAGAGTTTGAATCTGTCTGTTCTAGGCGAACGCCTCCAGGAACAGTGGCAGGCGGAGGTCTACGGTACCTATGCCAGTACGGAAATGGCCGCCACCTTTGTCGATTGCAGTCACGGTTGTGGCGGGCATCTGCCGCCGGAACTGATGCTGGTGGAGATTGTTGATGATCAGGGTCAGCGAGTGTCAGCTGGTGAAGTGGGTGAGGTGGTGGCGACACCGTTGCAGGTGACGGGCATGCCGCTGCTCCGCTTCAAGACCGGCGATGTGGCCACGTTGTACTCTGATCCCTGTGTCTGTGGGCGCAACAGCTGGCGTATCGGTCCGGTGCTGGGGCGTAAAAATCAGATGTTGAAATATCGAGGTACCACGGTGTATCCGCCAGCGATCTTCGCTGTGTTGCAGGAGCTGGCTGAGGTGCAGGCGTTTTATATCGAAGTGCGTGACGATTACGCGTTATCCGATCAGATTCGAGTGGTGGTGGGGAGTTGTTGTCCTGATCTCACCGCGCACTATGTGGAAGAATTGCTGGCTGCGCGCATTCGGGTTAAGCCGGAAGTGGTGATCCGGGATGTTGATACGGTGCGTAGTCAGACGTTGCAGGAAGACAAGCGCAAGCCGGTGACGTTCTTTGATTATCGGACCACTGCTTTACTTTAA
- a CDS encoding aromatic amino acid ammonia-lyase encodes MGEQKSVVLTGNDLTVEQIIAVGVGDLKVELDEQALQRCRDSRTFLEEAVQARHIIYGVNTSFGPMCNKIIDDNQIEALQVNLIRSHAAGLGDPLKPYIGLAVMLVRLNTLVKGYSGVRIELLEFMQWMINAGIAPYIPECGSVGASGDLIHLAHLALGIIGEGNVYYRDELRPAAEVFAELGREPMRLSYKEGIALMNGTSAMTALAAFAIFGAKKLLRVSCVTGAFGIELFGGIDDAFDEDLHRVKPHPGQVEIAETIRNLYRGSGNITLRENMHDRIRGQHQEGLVFETTINVQDVYSIRCTPQVLAPAAEMIESATRTVEVEANSSNDNPIIIPDKKKIIHGGNFHGQSIGFAMDALCVSLATLCNLSERRLNKLLDKNLNEGLPEHLIPGTLGLTMGFMGSQYLATSTTAENRQLANPVSTNSISCNASNQDVVSMGTVAARKAFKQVSNAKHILTMEVLADLQALSFRNADKLGVGTSRVYAALNDEFQIYDNSRVFHDDLVAMRKKLFSSQLFDDLSCYWS; translated from the coding sequence ATGGGAGAGCAAAAATCGGTAGTGTTAACCGGCAACGACCTGACCGTGGAACAAATCATTGCCGTCGGTGTCGGTGATCTGAAAGTCGAACTGGATGAACAGGCGTTGCAGCGCTGTCGTGACAGCCGCACCTTTCTGGAAGAGGCGGTGCAGGCCCGGCACATCATTTACGGCGTCAACACTTCGTTCGGCCCCATGTGTAACAAGATTATCGACGACAACCAGATCGAGGCGTTGCAGGTTAACCTGATTCGCAGTCATGCCGCCGGGTTGGGTGATCCGCTTAAACCCTACATTGGTCTCGCGGTGATGCTCGTGCGTCTCAATACGCTCGTCAAAGGCTACAGTGGCGTGCGGATTGAGCTGCTTGAGTTCATGCAGTGGATGATCAACGCGGGCATTGCCCCGTATATTCCCGAATGCGGCAGTGTAGGCGCTTCCGGTGACCTGATTCATCTGGCGCATCTGGCGTTGGGCATCATCGGTGAGGGCAACGTTTATTATCGTGACGAACTGCGTCCGGCCGCCGAGGTGTTTGCCGAGTTGGGCCGCGAACCGATGCGTTTGAGCTATAAAGAGGGCATTGCCCTGATGAACGGCACCAGTGCCATGACCGCGCTGGCCGCCTTTGCCATTTTCGGCGCCAAAAAACTGCTGCGCGTCAGCTGTGTGACCGGCGCCTTTGGTATTGAGCTGTTCGGCGGTATCGACGATGCCTTTGACGAGGACTTGCACCGGGTCAAGCCCCATCCGGGCCAGGTGGAGATTGCCGAGACCATCCGTAACCTGTATCGCGGCTCCGGCAATATTACCCTGCGCGAAAACATGCATGACCGGATTCGCGGCCAGCACCAAGAGGGTCTGGTGTTTGAAACCACCATCAATGTACAGGATGTCTATTCCATCCGTTGCACGCCGCAGGTGCTGGCACCGGCCGCCGAAATGATCGAAAGCGCGACCCGCACTGTTGAGGTGGAGGCCAACTCGTCCAACGATAATCCGATCATCATCCCGGACAAGAAAAAGATCATCCACGGCGGCAATTTCCACGGTCAGAGCATCGGCTTTGCCATGGACGCTCTGTGCGTCAGCCTGGCGACGCTGTGCAACCTGTCCGAGCGGCGGCTTAACAAGCTGCTCGATAAGAACCTTAACGAAGGGTTGCCCGAGCATCTGATTCCCGGCACTTTGGGGCTGACCATGGGATTCATGGGCTCGCAGTATCTGGCCACGTCGACCACGGCGGAAAACCGACAACTGGCGAATCCGGTGAGTACCAATTCCATCTCCTGCAATGCTTCCAATCAGGATGTGGTCAGCATGGGCACTGTGGCGGCGCGCAAGGCGTTCAAGCAGGTGAGTAACGCCAAGCATATCCTGACCATGGAAGTCCTGGCCGATTTGCAGGCGCTGTCGTTTCGTAATGCTGACAAACTGGGTGTTGGCACGTCACGGGTTTATGCGGCCCTGAATGATGAATTTCAGATTTATGACAACAGCCGCGTGTTCCACGATGATCTGGTGGCCATGCGTAAGAAGCTGTTTTCCAGCCAATTATTCGATGATTTGAGCTGCTACTGGTCGTAA
- a CDS encoding outer membrane lipoprotein carrier protein LolA, producing the protein MDTRIRFVCLLLALLMMPWSVFAAEPLPQEMADDIRQSAAGVETLSSQFVQEKFLSMFAETLTSNGQFYYERPDRLRWELTTPVGSGFVLNGDHGERWHERVAGSEPFRLEDDPAMSLIAEQLFAWARADLAWLQEHYQIELIGVEPICLRLTPPEGQGRAFLDHLLIQFSESAAYVTEVEIHEQDGDYTRIRFSQTQVNAPLADTLFDGREGQ; encoded by the coding sequence ATGGATACGCGAATAAGATTTGTGTGTCTGCTCCTTGCCCTGTTGATGATGCCGTGGTCAGTCTTTGCGGCGGAGCCACTACCGCAGGAAATGGCCGATGACATTCGCCAGTCCGCTGCCGGGGTGGAAACACTGTCGAGTCAGTTTGTGCAAGAAAAATTTCTCAGCATGTTTGCCGAAACCCTGACGTCCAACGGCCAGTTTTACTATGAGCGTCCTGATCGGTTGCGCTGGGAATTGACCACACCGGTGGGTTCCGGCTTTGTGTTGAATGGTGACCACGGCGAACGCTGGCATGAACGGGTTGCCGGCAGTGAACCATTTCGACTTGAAGATGACCCGGCCATGAGCCTCATCGCTGAGCAACTGTTTGCCTGGGCGCGGGCTGATCTGGCTTGGCTGCAGGAGCATTATCAGATTGAGCTGATCGGTGTCGAACCGATCTGCCTGCGCCTGACGCCGCCCGAAGGGCAGGGACGGGCGTTTCTCGATCATCTGTTGATCCAGTTCTCCGAATCGGCCGCGTACGTGACTGAAGTGGAGATTCACGAGCAAGATGGCGATTACACGCGCATTCGTTTCAGCCAAACCCAGGTGAACGCACCGCTGGCCGACACGCTTTTTGACGGTCGGGAAGGGCAGTAG